The nucleotide window TGCATGTGTTGATAACCGAGAACCTCTACGATCGCAAGTTCGTCAATTCCTGCACCGTCGGCTTCGAAGAGCTCAAGGCCCAGGTCATGGAATATCCCCCCGAGCGGGCCGCGGAAATCTGCGGCGTCAGCGCCGACCTGATCCGCGAGGCGGCCCGACAGGCGGCGGCGGTCAAGCCGATGATGCTCTGCTACACCCTGGGGATCACCGAGCACACCTGCGGGCGCAACAACGTTCTGTCGGTGGCCAATCTCCAGATGCTGCTCGGCAACATGGGCCTGGAGTGCGGCGGGGTCAACCCCCTGCGGGGGCAGAACAACGTCCAAGGCGCCTGCGACATGGGGGCCTTGCCCAACGTCTTTCCCGGCTACCAGGCGGTCAGCGACGCCGCCGCGCGCAAAAAGTTCGAAGCGGCCTGGGGCGTTGCCCGTCTTCCGGACAAGGTCGGCCTGATGATTCCGCAGATGATGGAGGCCCTGGTGGACCGCCGGGTGCGGGGTTTCTATATCTTCGGCGAGAACCTGGCCAATACCGAGCCGGACATCGCCAAGGTCGAGCATGAGCTGGCCGCGGCCGAGTTTCTGGTCTGCCAGGACATCTTCCCCAATGAAACCACGCGCTTTGCGCACGTGGTACTGCCGGCGGCGGCCTGGAGCGAGAACGACGGCACCTTCACCAACAGTGAGCGCCGTGTGAACCGGGTGCGGACGGCCAGCCCGCCCCCCGGCCAGGCCAAACCCAACTAATTGATATTCAAACAGATCGCCCGCCGAATGGGCCAGAATTGGGCCGCGGACAGCGCCCGTGAAATCTGGGACGATGAGGTCGCGGCCCTGGCGCCCCAGTTGGGCGGGATCAAGTACGCGCGTCTGGAGGGCGACGGACTGCAGTGGCCCTGCACCCATGAGGCCCACCCCGGCACCTGCTTTCTCCACAAGGACGGCGACTTTACCTGCGGCCTCGGGGTGTTCACCCCGGTGGCGTGGACCCCGGCGGCCGAGGTGCCCTGCGAAGAATACCCGCTGGTCTTGAGCACCGGCCGCCGCTTGTACCACTACCATACCCGCACCCAAACCGGCCACTGCGAGGGGCTGAACGATCTGCTGGGCGAGGAGACCGCCGACATTTCACCGGCCGACGCATCGGCCCTCGGGATCCAGGACGGCGAGAAAATCCGGCTGTCTTCCCGTCGCGGCGAAGTCCGCCTGCGGGCCAGGGTGACCCCCGAGGTCTCCCCGGGCATGGTCTGGATGGCCTTCCACTTCCGGGAGGCCTGCGCCAACTGGCTGACCAACCCCGCCTTCGACCCCGTCACCCTGACCGCCGAATACAAGGCCTGCGCCGTGCGAATCGATAAAATCGCGCAGGGCTGAAAAAGGGCCCCATCGACACGGGTCGCTTAAGGAAGGCAGAAAACCATTGGCGGTGGGTTTCTCCCTTTCTTGAATCGCCGTCCCGCGATGGCAAGCCGTTCGATTCATTTGACTTTTGAAGGCACAATGAAACGCGTTCACTAACCATCAGCGGTCTAAAAGCGGTGCGGGACTATTGGGTGACCAAACACGTCATGATCGCCCGCTAAATAACGCCGCTTTTCGCCCCTCACCGGCCGGCAAGGCGGGCATGCTTTTTCCAGGAGAGAAGATGAGCCAAGAGGAGTTCACTGCCAGGGTCAAGCGCAACGTCATCGACAATTTCGACCAAAGCATCGCAATTTACCAGGCGTTTGAGGAAAAGCATGGCTTTTTTTCGGCTCTCGCCTTGAAACTGGCCGAAACCATCGGCCTGCGGGCCGGCGCATCGGTGCTGGACGTGGGGTGCGGCACGGGGATCTCCGCCAGGGTGCTGCATGATCGCTTGGGCTGCGGCGTGCTGGGGGTGGATTTGTGCCCCGCCATGGTGGCTGCCGGGTGTTCGGCGTGCAATCTCCCCGGCATCTGTCTGGCGGTGGGGGACGGGGAGGATCTGGCCCCGGTGGTCAAAGGCCGGCATTTCGATTACGTGCTCTACAATGCCTCGATTTTTATCTTTCCCGACGTTTCCAAAACCATAAATGAAGCCTTTGCCTGCCTTAAAAGCGGCGGTAAAATCGCCTTTTCTTTCTATCCCGAGCTGGTGGGGGAGAACGACGAGGATCTCTTTGCAATGGCGTTTCAGCGGCTGGGAGAGCCCCTGCCGCGATTTCGCGTGATCAGCGATTACGCTAAAATCACCGAGACCCTGGAGCGGCGCTGCGGCAATATCCGCCACCATCGCTGGGAGCGCCCGCTGGCAATTGAATTTTTGCAGGATTTTTTTTCGATACCGGCACAGTCAGCTTCGCTCTTCCCTGGGCGCGGTTACGAGGCCCGGCGCGACCTTGCAAAACGCCTTTTCGCCACCCTGAACGATATGACCGACACGGGGCGGATCGTGTGGCCCATGGCCGAAAGTTTGAAGTAAAAATTGCACGGCCGTCGGTGATTCACCCCTCCGCCCCGGCGAGCGGCCCGGGCGGCATCCATGGCAACTCCGATTGGCGTTGCTTGGGAATTAAACCAGTGCTTGCCAAGCCGCCAGGCTGTCGCCGCAGCGCCGCTTTGGGGGTTGCGGCCGGTGCACCGAATCCCCTTTTACGATCCGGTTTCACCCCTCCCCTGCCCGGGGCCGCCGAAACTCTCCAGGGAGCGGCCGGTGGCTGCCCGGACCCGCCCCGCGATGGCCCGAGCGGCGTCCAGCCGGCGGCGGGCGGCGGCCCGGGCCTGGGGGGCGGCGGTCTTCTGCTCCAGGCGCTCGCCAAACCGCTCGTCAAGCCCCACGAATCGGTCGCCCATCACCAGCTTGTCCGCCAGGTAGACCACCTCGGTCTCCCGGAGCGGGCCCTCGGTCCGCACCGCGATGTCCATGTGGGCCTCGACGACCTCGGCCATGAGCGGCACGCCGAGGGCCCGCAGCAGCGCCCCACCCCGCACCGCGTGGTCCGGCGCACCCCGAAGCATGTCGTGGACCAGGGCCGCACCCCGGACCAGCTCGAGGTCCAGCCCGGCCCCGGCCGCGTTCAGCGCCTCGGCCATCCGTAAGGCCACGTCCGCCACGGCCAGGCAGTGGGCCGCCACCGCCGGCGGCACCTGCAGCCGTTCCAGGAGCGCACCGCACTCCGGCGGCGAGAGGACCCCACGCCTTTCCAGACGCTCGACCAGATGCCGATGGTCCTCCGGCCGGTCCATGTCCAGGTGGATGCCCTCGTCCACCACCGGGACGTCCAGGGCGTGCGCCTCCAGGCGTCCCAGCAGGGCGGCCAGACCGCCGTCCTCCCGCCAGGAGAGAATCCGCTGGATGTGGCGCCCCCCGATCAGGGGCGGGTGGCCCCTCCGCCCCCCGAAGGTGGGGTGGCAAACGGCGCTTCCCCCCGGCGGCAGGGCCGCCAGCAGGTCCCGCAGGGTCGCCGGCCGGACCAGGGGGATGTCCACCGGCAGCACGAAAAACGCCTCCGTGCCGGCGGCCAGACTCGCCACTCCGGCCACCACCGAGGAGAACATGCCTTCCGCGTAGGCCGGATTAAACACCCAGCGGCCGCCCAGCCCCTCCACCCGGGGGGTCAGCTCGGCGGCCCGGTGCCCCACCACCACGTGGACGGCCCCCACCCCCACGGATTGAAAGAGGCGCACGGCCCGCTCCAGGAGGGTCTCCCCGCCCAGGGTCATCAGCGGCTTGAAGTCCCCCATGCGCTCCGAAAAGCCGGCCGACAGGACCAAGGCGGCGACGGATGCCGGATTCACGCCCGCCGCCTGCGGGCCCGGACCTGGATCAGTTCGGCCACGATGCTGAAGGCGATCTCCTCCGGGGTCTCCGCGCCGATAGGCAGGCCGATGGGCGAGGACACCCGCTGCAGGTCGGCCTCGGTGAAGCCTTCCTGGCCCAGGGCTGCGTAAATCTGGTCGCGCTTGCGCCGGCTGCCGATCATCCCGATGTAGCCGGCATCGGTCCGGAGCGCCTGGGCAAGCACCGTCTTGTCGTGGAGGTGCCCGCGGGTCAGGATGACGACAAAGGCCTCGGGGTCGTGCCGGCACCCGTTCAGCGCAACCACAAAGTCCGGCACCACCCGGACCTCCTCCGCATCGGGGAAGCGTTCGCGGCTGGCGAATTCCGGCCGGTCGTCCACCACCACTACACGAAACCCGGCGAACGCGGCCAGCCGCGAGGTGGGCTGGGCCACGTGCCCGGCACCGAAGAGGTAGACAATCTCCCCCGGCAGCACCGCCTCGACCACGGCCAGATCCCCGCCCAGGGCCACGCTGCGCAGGCCGGCTGCACCATCGCCCGCGTCCAGGATGCGCTCCAGCGCCTCGTCGGGAAGGCTGCGGCCGCCGACGACCACCCGGCGATCCTGGATCAGCAGGTGGTCGGTGTCCGCCACCGCCGCCCCCGCAAACCGAATCACGGTCACCAGCTGACAGGCCTCCCGCCGCCCGATGGCGTCCCGCCAGCCCCGCAGCACCCCCGCGGCCGGGCTTCCCGGCCGGACGCACTCCAGGAGCACCTCCAGCCGGCCGCCGCAGATCATGTCCATGGCGGCCACCTCGGAACGGGTCAAGTCGAAGGGCATCAGTAAGGGGCGCTTGGACTGCAGCACCCCGCCGGCCGCTTCGATGACGTTCGCCTCCACCAGCCCGCCGCCGATGGTGCCCCGGATCCTGCCGTAGGCAGTGACGATCATCCGGGTGCCCGCCGTCCTGGGGGTGGACCCGTGGCGGCTCACGATGGTGGCCAGGACGAAGGTCTGACCCTCGTCCAGCAGGCGGGCGGCCGTTTCCGGAATAGGATTCATGGTGCCGTGTCTTTCTGTCTTCTGTCGAAGATGATGCGTTTTGCGGCCCCGCTCGAGGCCTCTTTGGCGGTCCCAAAGCATACGGGTTCGATAGCCATGAGCCCCCGGTGCAGCGCGTCCCGAACCGCCGGCACGCGGGCCAGGGCAGGGCGGATGTCGCTTGCCTTCAATTGGCATTCGGCGGTGCACTGGACGGTCAGCCGCAGGCCCGGGGGCCCCTCCCCGGGGAGCAGCTCCGCTTGAAAATCGATCACCCCGGGCAGAGTGAAAAGCACCTCGTCCAGGGCCGGCATGGTCAGCCGGATGGACTGGTCGATGGCCGCGCCGTTCGCCCGACGCCCCGCGATCTTGCCCAGCCGGCGGAGTCGGCTGCCGCAGGGGCAGGGCTCCGGCAGAAAGCGCGCCAGGTCGTTGGTGCGTTAGTGGACCAAGGGCATGGCGGAGACAGCCAGGATGGTGAAAACGACCTCCCCGGAAACTCCCTCCGGGACCTCCCGCCCGGTCTCCGGGTCCACCACCTCCACGAAGAGGTCCGCCTCGCGAAGGTGGTAGCCGTCGCGGGCCTCGCAGGCCACCCCCCAGCCGAACCCCATCTCGTTCATACCATAATGCTGGAAAACCTGGCACCCCCAAGTCTCCTCGATGACCCCGACAATCGCCTCGGGCACTTAGTCCGTGCTGAGAAGCACGGTCCGCACGACCCCCCGGGGAATCCCGGCCCCCCTGGGGGGTCGCGCCATGGCGAGAACCTGCACGGGAATCCCCACCAGGCAGTCCGGACGATGGGCCATGACCGCCTCTACGGCGGCCCCGGGGTCACGCACCGGGCCGTGCACCACGCCGGCCGCTCCCAGCCGGCCCAGCCCCTCGACAAGCAGCTGCCCCACGCTGCCCGGCTGTTCCCCGGGCATCAAAATCAGCACCCTTTGCCCGGGTGCCACCAGGGTCGACATGCCGTGGTGGAAGAAGTCCACTGTCCTTTCGAGGTCAGCGGCGCTGAAAAACAGACGCTTCGGCGGGCCGCTGGTCCCGGAGGACCGGAGGGTCACCACCCTGGCCACCGCCGACTGGGACACGGCCAGAAAGTCCAAGGGGTCCGCGGCCAAGTCGGCCATGGCGGTGAAGGGCAGCGCCGCGAACCCTTGGAGATCCTGCGGGGGGAAGCCGGGGCGTCCGGCGAACCGGCGACGGTAAAACGGGCTACTGGCGGCCGCATGGGTCAGGCTTTGCCGGGGGCCGCCAGTTGATGCCGCAAAAGCGCCTCCCGCGTGAAGGAGCGCCCCCTTCCCAGATGACCGGAGCACACGACGCTTGCGGCTCCTTGATCCAAATCGTAGCTGATGGATTTTTTTCGTTTTTTGAGGGATTAAGAAAAACGAATCGGGGATAAAAATGACGAAATGGAGGTTTTTACCCAAAAAACCAGAGATCTGCGGGAGTTTGGAGCGGCACGCGCCGGGTTCCTTGCTGACCCGCACACCCCGCCGTGAAACGGCCACAGGGCCTTCACTTTCGGCCGTCTGGTGGGCTCAATCGAATCCGGGGCCGGCACCCCTGTTCACCAGATGACAGTCCTCTACCTTCTTCGCCATGGTGCCATCGATTGGCCGGAACCCGACACCTTCATCGGGCAGACGGACCCACCCCTCAGTGCGGAAGGCAGACGGCAGGCGCTGGCCTGGCGGGACCCCATCGGCGAGGCCGGGTTCTCGGCCGTCTGGTCGAGCGATCTCAAGCGCTGCGCCGAAACCGCCGCTCTGGTTTTCGGCGGCGGTCAGGCGCAGATCCGGTTCTCGTCGGGGCTCCGCGAAATCCACCTTGGCGGCTGGGACGGAATCCCCAGGCGCCGCATCCGGGAAGGCCACCCGGACCTGTGGGAGGCCCGCGGCCGGGATCTGGGTGGTTTCAGGCCGCCGGGGGGTGAAAGCTTCCGTGACCTCCAGCAGCGGGTCGTGTCCCGGGTGGGGGGCTTGGTCGCGAAGGACCCCGGCCCGGTCTGCATCGTTACCCATGCCGGTGTGATCCGGGTCCTGATCTGTCACTGCCTTGGGATGCCCCTTGCCAACCTGTTCCGCCTCCGGTTGGACCCCGCCCGACTGAGCGTCGTCTCCATGGCCCCGGAGCGGCTCGAGTTGCTGGGCTTGAACCTTCCGGCACCGGGTCCCGGCGGGGTGCCCGACCGGCGCCCGAGAGGAACCGCAGGCCCTTCCTGAACGACCGCCCGCCGGTAATCTCTTCAAAGGGATTGTGCAACACCGCCAGAAAGTGGTAATTGGAGTTATTGCCAACACCGATCTGGATCGCCATGACCCGAACACCCGCAACTTTTGCGATCCGCTCCAAGATTTGGATCGAAGGCGCCGACGGCAAGGTGGCCTTCGGCCTGGGGCGCTACCGCATCCTCGAAACCATCCGCCGAACCGGCTCTTTTCACGCCCCCGCCAAGGAGCTCAAGATGAGCTACCGGGCGATCTGGATGCGCATCCGCACCTCCGAGGAAAGCATCGGAAAGTCCTTGGTCGTCCGGGAGGGAAACGGCTCGCGGCTGACCCGATACGCCGAGGGGCTCATGACCCGCTTCGAGAACCTCCAGGCCAGCATCCTGCGCCATGCGGACGAAGGGTATCGGGACATCCTCGCCGAACACCTGACCTGCTCCGACGACCGCTGAATCACCCGCTTACCGTCTACGCGAAGGCAGGGCGCCCGCCCGGGAACCTCACCCGAGTGCTCCTCACAGGTTGCCGGGCTGCCGCCGGCACCTCAAGCCAGACCTCGCGGCCTTCGGCGATAGCTTCATCCAGCAACCGGCTGGTGGGCAAAAGGGTCTGCCAGAGAAGACCGCTGCAGGCCACCTGAACATCGGCAAAATCATGGGTGACCATGAGGGCCGTGATCCCGGTCTCGTGGTGCAGCCGCCTGAGCAGGCCCCGGATCTCTTGGCGAAAATTCGGTTCCAGAGCCGAAAGCGGCTCATCCAGGAGCAGAACATCGGGGGCCACCGCCAGGGCCCGGGCCAGGGCATGAAAGGGCTCTAAGCGCCGCATCTCATTTTTTGACTTCCACCAGGGTGGGCAGCTTGCCCGGCAGCGCACCGTGCACCGCATCCGAAAGGACCTGGCTCGGCGCAATGGTGGGTTGCCCCATCTCCTCCAGAACCTTCAACCCGCCGGCCGGATCGAGGAGATATTCCAGAAAGAGGATCGCGCCATCGGGGTTGGGCGCGTTTTTCAGCAGGGTGACGCCGTAGGTGCTCGACTGGCCGGTTTGGGTGACCCAGGTGCCCGGGGCGCTGCCGGTCACTTTGACCTGGGCCTGGGCGTAAAACGGGTCGAACCTGTAGTTGCCCAGGTTGATGTGGTCGTCGAGCTGAACGTATTTGAGGCCGTGCTGCAGGGCCACCGACTGGTACTCCCAGGCGTAGTCCATATTCCCGGTCTTTAGAAGTGCGACCAGTTCCACGGACTTGGGCCTCACGTTGGCCTCCGGCCGGTTGGCGATGAGGCGGTCGTAGAGCCCCGGCTGGTTGTGGAATTTTTCGGCCAGCTGAATCACCATCAGGCTCCGGTAGCCGCAGGGATCGAGGTTGGGATCGCTGTGGCCCCAAACCACGCCGGGTCGGGCCAGGATCTCGTACCAGTTGTCGGCGTTGACCTCCGCGGCGAACTTGCTCTGGTCGGTGTAGCAGAGCACGAGCTGGTTGCGGG belongs to Desulfobacteraceae bacterium and includes:
- a CDS encoding histidine phosphatase family protein, with protein sequence MTVLYLLRHGAIDWPEPDTFIGQTDPPLSAEGRRQALAWRDPIGEAGFSAVWSSDLKRCAETAALVFGGGQAQIRFSSGLREIHLGGWDGIPRRRIREGHPDLWEARGRDLGGFRPPGGESFRDLQQRVVSRVGGLVAKDPGPVCIVTHAGVIRVLICHCLGMPLANLFRLRLDPARLSVVSMAPERLELLGLNLPAPGPGGVPDRRPRGTAGPS
- a CDS encoding LysR family transcriptional regulator; this encodes MTRTPATFAIRSKIWIEGADGKVAFGLGRYRILETIRRTGSFHAPAKELKMSYRAIWMRIRTSEESIGKSLVVREGNGSRLTRYAEGLMTRFENLQASILRHADEGYRDILAEHLTCSDDR
- a CDS encoding NTP transferase domain-containing protein is translated as MNPASVAALVLSAGFSERMGDFKPLMTLGGETLLERAVRLFQSVGVGAVHVVVGHRAAELTPRVEGLGGRWVFNPAYAEGMFSSVVAGVASLAAGTEAFFVLPVDIPLVRPATLRDLLAALPPGGSAVCHPTFGGRRGHPPLIGGRHIQRILSWREDGGLAALLGRLEAHALDVPVVDEGIHLDMDRPEDHRHLVERLERRGVLSPPECGALLERLQVPPAVAAHCLAVADVALRMAEALNAAGAGLDLELVRGAALVHDMLRGAPDHAVRGGALLRALGVPLMAEVVEAHMDIAVRTEGPLRETEVVYLADKLVMGDRFVGLDERFGERLEQKTAAPQARAAARRRLDAARAIAGRVRAATGRSLESFGGPGQGRGETGS
- a CDS encoding class I SAM-dependent methyltransferase; protein product: MSQEEFTARVKRNVIDNFDQSIAIYQAFEEKHGFFSALALKLAETIGLRAGASVLDVGCGTGISARVLHDRLGCGVLGVDLCPAMVAAGCSACNLPGICLAVGDGEDLAPVVKGRHFDYVLYNASIFIFPDVSKTINEAFACLKSGGKIAFSFYPELVGENDEDLFAMAFQRLGEPLPRFRVISDYAKITETLERRCGNIRHHRWERPLAIEFLQDFFSIPAQSASLFPGRGYEARRDLAKRLFATLNDMTDTGRIVWPMAESLK
- a CDS encoding XdhC family protein — protein: MNPIPETAARLLDEGQTFVLATIVSRHGSTPRTAGTRMIVTAYGRIRGTIGGGLVEANVIEAAGGVLQSKRPLLMPFDLTRSEVAAMDMICGGRLEVLLECVRPGSPAAGVLRGWRDAIGRREACQLVTVIRFAGAAVADTDHLLIQDRRVVVGGRSLPDEALERILDAGDGAAGLRSVALGGDLAVVEAVLPGEIVYLFGAGHVAQPTSRLAAFAGFRVVVVDDRPEFASRERFPDAEEVRVVPDFVVALNGCRHDPEAFVVILTRGHLHDKTVLAQALRTDAGYIGMIGSRRKRDQIYAALGQEGFTEADLQRVSSPIGLPIGAETPEEIAFSIVAELIQVRARRRRA
- the wtpA gene encoding tungstate ABC transporter substrate-binding protein WtpA is translated as MSRNFQSCTTGPVLGLLALVLSLGGAAPALAKQEVIVFHAGSLTVPFAEVEKRFEALHPEIDVLREAGGSTKLARMISELGKPADVMASADYKVIDKGLIPEHADWNILFARNQLVLCYTDQSKFAAEVNADNWYEILARPGVVWGHSDPNLDPCGYRSLMVIQLAEKFHNQPGLYDRLIANRPEANVRPKSVELVALLKTGNMDYAWEYQSVALQHGLKYVQLDDHINLGNYRFDPFYAQAQVKVTGSAPGTWVTQTGQSSTYGVTLLKNAPNPDGAILFLEYLLDPAGGLKVLEEMGQPTIAPSQVLSDAVHGALPGKLPTLVEVKK